The following coding sequences are from one Treponema parvum window:
- a CDS encoding ATP-binding protein has product MIFKRKAYNKLLDWKKHYADRYAVLLEGARRVGKSTLAENFAKNEYKSYILIDFSKNADNIIKCFDDIGNLPLFFLRLQAETGITLYEQESLIIFDEVQLFPKARQAIKHLVKDGRYHYLETGSLISIKKNVKDILIPSEEMKIQVHPMDYEEFCGAAGYDYALLQQIYETENAIGQATNRKLMRDFRLYMAVGGMPQAVDAYIRGKNFTEIDQIKRQIITLYEDDFRKLDPSGRISAMYHAIPAQLAKGARKYRVTSAIGKRNNTKSEELLYELIDSKTVLPCYNTTDPMVSLADTKDFDSYKLYLSDTGLFITLMFIDRPAVENELYKKLLSDKLPANLGYLYENTVAQMITGAGRELYYHTWEKSGSTHYYEVDFLISDGSKITAFEVKSSGTGKHESIIEFAKKFSANIGALYVLSQKDAVTKGALQKKPVYLTPFLVEYRI; this is encoded by the coding sequence ATGATTTTCAAAAGAAAGGCATATAATAAACTTCTGGATTGGAAAAAGCATTATGCCGATCGTTATGCGGTATTGCTCGAAGGTGCACGACGGGTCGGCAAATCAACACTTGCGGAAAATTTTGCCAAAAATGAATACAAATCGTATATTCTTATCGATTTCTCAAAAAATGCGGATAACATCATAAAATGCTTTGATGACATAGGAAACCTCCCTCTCTTTTTTTTACGATTGCAGGCAGAAACGGGTATAACACTGTATGAACAAGAATCCCTGATTATATTTGATGAAGTGCAGCTTTTTCCGAAAGCACGGCAGGCAATCAAGCATCTCGTGAAGGATGGGCGGTATCATTATCTGGAAACGGGCTCGCTGATTTCAATCAAGAAAAATGTGAAAGATATTCTCATCCCGTCGGAAGAAATGAAAATACAGGTTCACCCGATGGACTATGAGGAGTTTTGCGGAGCTGCAGGCTATGACTACGCATTGTTACAGCAAATTTATGAAACAGAAAACGCAATCGGTCAAGCGACAAATAGAAAATTGATGAGAGATTTCAGACTGTATATGGCAGTAGGCGGTATGCCGCAGGCAGTAGATGCATATATTCGCGGCAAGAATTTCACTGAAATTGATCAGATAAAACGCCAAATTATTACGTTATACGAAGATGATTTTAGAAAGCTCGATCCGTCAGGAAGAATATCGGCAATGTATCATGCCATACCGGCACAGTTGGCGAAAGGGGCAAGAAAATATAGAGTAACATCGGCCATCGGTAAAAGAAATAATACGAAGTCTGAAGAGCTTCTTTATGAACTGATTGATTCGAAAACCGTACTGCCATGTTATAATACAACCGATCCGATGGTAAGCCTGGCGGACACAAAAGACTTTGACAGCTACAAACTCTATCTTTCCGACACAGGCTTGTTTATCACCTTGATGTTTATTGACAGACCTGCAGTAGAAAACGAACTTTATAAAAAGCTGCTTTCGGATAAATTGCCTGCCAATTTGGGATATCTCTATGAAAATACGGTTGCTCAAATGATTACTGGAGCAGGCCGTGAACTGTATTATCACACATGGGAAAAAAGCGGAAGCACCCATTATTACGAAGTTGATTTTTTGATTTCAGACGGCAGTAAAATTACGGCCTTTGAAGTAAAGTCATCCGGAACCGGAAAGCACGAATCGATCATTGAATTTGCAAAAAAGTTTTCAGCAAATATCGGCGCTCTGTATGTATTGTCTCAAAAAGATGCGGTAACAAAGGGAGCGTTGCAAAAGAAACCGGTATATTTGACGCCGTTTCTTGTTGAATATCGGATTTAA
- a CDS encoding ABC transporter ATP-binding protein, whose translation MNNKQNRPAENPAKEQPAQQTAERNPAKQQTIKRLLSYAGKSRSLLSLSLVLSGLSALVGFVPYIMVFFVMRDVISSVAAKEAVNAAALARYGLWAVGSAAAGFVLYYAALMLSHATAFTIQENLSIRMTETLAELPIGWHITHVSGKVRKVFEKNVNQLETLIAHSLPDTAQNTVSPFAILVLMLAFDWRLGLVSLLPIVLAFVLQMLLMRISSSSGFMQKYEDALEQMNNAGTEYVRGISVIKTFNQSVYYFKNFYTSIMNYKEFVHKYSISWENGYSIFLALIKAGFLFLLPAALLIAGTATLDARFFYSFVFYLAFAPVTYTMLIKIMYSNTFHQRSNDALNRIEDILQASLTEEPEKSVLPEKYDIEFKDVVFSYKTETAGSAETDTGNSNPDGDKMPQAAGRPAVNGISLHIPEHSLTALVGPSGGGKTTLVNLLGRFWEIDSGSISIGGVDVRDIKTSDLLHTVGFVFQENKLFKESIFENIRYGKKDASREEVTEALRKAECMDIIEKLPAGIDTVYGTKGTYVSGGEAQRLAIARALLQDAPIIVLDEATAFADAENEYKIKKTFDVLLKDKTVIMIAHRLSSVVNADTICVINEGRLVETGTHAELLERKGLYAGMWENFQKGIEWKV comes from the coding sequence ATGAATAATAAACAAAACCGGCCGGCGGAAAATCCGGCAAAAGAACAGCCGGCACAGCAAACGGCGGAACGCAATCCTGCAAAGCAGCAGACTATCAAGCGGCTTTTAAGCTATGCGGGAAAGAGCAGATCTCTTTTGTCGCTGTCGCTTGTGCTTTCCGGCTTGAGCGCTCTCGTCGGTTTTGTGCCGTACATTATGGTATTCTTTGTAATGCGCGATGTGATTTCCTCAGTTGCGGCAAAAGAGGCGGTAAACGCCGCCGCCCTTGCACGCTACGGACTGTGGGCCGTCGGTTCGGCTGCGGCGGGCTTTGTGCTCTATTATGCGGCGCTTATGCTTTCGCACGCGACCGCGTTTACGATTCAGGAAAACCTTTCGATTCGGATGACCGAAACGCTTGCGGAACTTCCGATAGGTTGGCATATCACGCATGTGAGCGGTAAAGTGCGCAAGGTGTTTGAAAAAAACGTCAATCAGCTTGAAACGCTGATCGCTCATAGCCTGCCCGATACCGCGCAAAATACGGTTTCTCCCTTTGCGATACTCGTTCTCATGCTCGCTTTCGATTGGCGGCTGGGGCTGGTGTCCCTGCTGCCAATCGTGCTTGCGTTCGTGCTGCAAATGCTTTTAATGCGCATCAGTTCAAGCTCGGGCTTTATGCAAAAATATGAAGACGCGCTCGAACAGATGAATAATGCCGGCACCGAATACGTGCGCGGTATTTCGGTTATTAAAACCTTTAATCAGTCCGTCTACTATTTTAAAAACTTCTACACCTCGATTATGAATTACAAAGAGTTCGTGCACAAATATTCGATATCTTGGGAAAACGGGTATTCGATTTTTCTCGCGCTCATTAAAGCGGGCTTTTTATTCCTGCTGCCTGCCGCGCTTTTGATAGCGGGAACGGCAACGCTCGATGCGCGTTTTTTTTACAGCTTTGTGTTTTACCTTGCCTTTGCACCGGTTACTTACACCATGCTGATAAAAATCATGTACTCAAATACCTTTCATCAGCGGTCGAACGATGCACTCAACCGTATTGAAGATATTTTGCAGGCGTCGCTGACCGAAGAACCGGAAAAATCCGTGCTGCCCGAAAAATACGATATAGAATTTAAGGATGTGGTGTTTTCCTATAAAACGGAAACGGCGGGATCTGCGGAAACGGACACGGGGAACTCAAACCCCGACGGCGATAAAATGCCGCAAGCCGCCGGCCGCCCCGCAGTGAACGGCATCAGCTTGCACATCCCCGAGCATTCGCTTACCGCGCTCGTCGGTCCCTCAGGCGGCGGAAAAACCACCCTCGTCAATTTGCTCGGCCGCTTTTGGGAAATAGATTCGGGTTCAATCAGTATCGGCGGTGTCGACGTCCGCGACATTAAAACAAGCGACCTTTTGCACACCGTCGGCTTTGTGTTTCAGGAAAATAAGCTTTTTAAAGAAAGCATTTTCGAAAATATCCGCTACGGCAAAAAAGACGCAAGCCGCGAAGAAGTGACGGAAGCGCTCCGCAAAGCCGAGTGCATGGACATCATCGAAAAACTGCCTGCCGGTATCGACACCGTCTACGGCACCAAGGGCACATACGTATCAGGCGGAGAAGCTCAGCGGCTTGCCATTGCCCGCGCGCTTTTGCAGGACGCACCGATTATTGTACTTGACGAAGCGACCGCCTTTGCCGACGCCGAAAACGAATACAAAATCAAAAAAACATTCGACGTACTGCTCAAAGACAAAACCGTCATTATGATCGCTCACCGCCTCTCTTCGGTCGTAAACGCCGATACAATCTGCGTTATCAATGAGGGCAGGCTTGTCGAAACGGGAACGCATGCCGAGCTGCTCGAACGCAAAGGCCTCTATGCCGGCATGTGGGAAAACTTCCAAAAAGGTATCGAGTGGAAGGTGTAA
- a CDS encoding sister chromatid cohesion protein PDS5 — protein sequence MANETRDKKILSELKAITKDKTNWRTAIDDVAAKLGDGYSVNVKAKALWLLGEMGLRYPLQMQPYIKQIAGYLKDDNPKLRGRSVNALGRIGRADKRLILPFFDALMNMRSDTAETVRLAFVWACENIATNATELFCDKLDLFYELMTDRGERVRIEAPEMFRVMGKRLPHSVEPYLKKLEWFAEHDPQTVVRIHANGAIRITKKTLEKNKYAADE from the coding sequence GTGGCAAACGAAACAAGGGACAAAAAAATACTCAGCGAACTGAAAGCGATAACAAAAGACAAAACGAATTGGCGCACTGCGATTGATGATGTCGCGGCAAAACTCGGCGACGGGTATTCAGTGAACGTAAAAGCAAAAGCGTTGTGGCTTCTCGGTGAAATGGGATTACGGTATCCGTTACAGATGCAGCCGTATATTAAACAAATTGCCGGCTATTTGAAAGACGATAATCCGAAACTGCGAGGGCGCTCGGTAAACGCACTGGGGCGGATAGGCAGGGCGGATAAAAGGTTGATACTTCCCTTTTTTGATGCATTGATGAACATGCGCTCCGACACGGCGGAGACGGTACGGCTGGCGTTTGTGTGGGCTTGCGAAAATATTGCAACGAATGCGACGGAACTGTTTTGCGATAAATTAGACTTGTTCTATGAACTGATGACGGACAGGGGAGAGCGAGTACGAATTGAAGCACCGGAAATGTTTCGGGTGATGGGAAAACGGCTGCCGCATTCGGTTGAACCGTATTTAAAAAAATTAGAATGGTTTGCGGAACATGATCCGCAAACCGTTGTCCGCATTCATGCGAACGGTGCAATCCGCATAACGAAAAAAACATTGGAGAAAAATAAGTATGCCGCAGATGAGTAA
- a CDS encoding sugar O-acetyltransferase — MTELEELDSGLDYCFFDDEVVQRKERALKGCQKYNAIDPADYKSQYAALKELLGSVGKAAYIQPSFNCDNGKNISVGEDFIANYNVTILDIAPVHIDDYCMVWQNTLISTAGHPLSPKGRRAKMANSKPVTIGNDVWIGGNCTILPGVTIGNNVIIAVGAVVKKDIPDNCIAAGVPAKVIKQLENDIED, encoded by the coding sequence ATGACGGAACTTGAAGAATTGGACTCGGGACTCGACTATTGTTTTTTTGACGATGAAGTGGTTCAGCGTAAAGAGCGGGCGCTGAAAGGCTGTCAAAAATACAATGCGATCGATCCTGCCGATTATAAAAGTCAATATGCGGCGCTCAAAGAGTTGCTCGGCTCGGTCGGCAAAGCCGCTTACATACAGCCCTCTTTTAATTGCGATAACGGCAAAAACATCAGCGTCGGTGAAGATTTTATCGCCAATTACAATGTAACCATTCTCGACATCGCTCCCGTGCATATCGACGATTACTGTATGGTATGGCAGAATACGCTTATTTCGACGGCGGGGCATCCGCTTTCGCCGAAAGGCCGCCGTGCAAAAATGGCAAACTCAAAACCGGTAACTATAGGAAACGACGTATGGATCGGCGGCAACTGCACGATTTTACCGGGCGTAACGATCGGCAACAATGTCATCATCGCGGTGGGCGCGGTAGTAAAAAAAGACATTCCCGACAACTGCATTGCCGCCGGCGTTCCCGCAAAAGTGATAAAACAATTGGAAAACGATATTGAAGACTAA
- a CDS encoding aldo/keto reductase — protein sequence MKTIRLLYPDYVSGGLETYYFGSNLLARILPQNNAHPLIKVAILPPDGTRKPITDGIYGKDEVLGCIKDAAEIKTAAQKYGVTPAQLCIRYTLERGFVLLPKTANADHMKSNAELDFEITKEKMASFSALKNFVDYGDDSRFPVFSGK from the coding sequence ATGAAAACGATCAGATTATTATATCCCGATTATGTAAGCGGCGGACTGGAAACGTACTATTTCGGCTCGAATTTGCTTGCGCGTATTTTACCGCAAAACAACGCGCATCCGCTCATAAAAGTCGCAATCCTACCGCCCGACGGAACGCGAAAACCGATAACGGACGGCATCTACGGAAAAGATGAAGTACTCGGCTGTATCAAAGACGCGGCGGAAATAAAAACTGCCGCGCAAAAATACGGCGTAACGCCCGCGCAGCTGTGCATCCGCTATACGCTTGAGCGCGGTTTCGTTTTGCTTCCGAAAACCGCAAACGCCGATCACATGAAAAGCAACGCCGAACTCGACTTCGAAATTACAAAAGAAAAGATGGCATCGTTTTCCGCGTTAAAAAACTTTGTCGATTACGGCGACGACAGTCGCTTCCCCGTATTCAGCGGAAAGTAA